A region from the Peromyscus leucopus breed LL Stock chromosome 9, UCI_PerLeu_2.1, whole genome shotgun sequence genome encodes:
- the Pcdh9 gene encoding protocadherin-9 isoform X4: MDLRDFYLLAALIACLRLDSAIAQELIYTIREELPENVPIGNIPKDLNISHINAATGTSASLVYRLVSKAGDAPLVKVSSSTGEIFTTSNRIDREKLCAGASYAEENECFFELEVVILPNDFFRLIKIKIIVKDTNDNAPMFPSPVINISIPENTLINSRFPIPSATDPDTGFNGVQHYELLNGQSVFGLDIVETPEGEKWPQLIVQQNLDREQKDTYVMKIKVEDGGTPQKSSTAILQVTVSDVNDNRPVFKEGQVEVHIPENAPVGTSVIQLHATDADIGSNAEIRYIFGAQVAPATKRLFALNNTTGLITVQRSLDREETAIHKVTVLASDGSSTPARATVTINVTDVNDNPPNIDLRYIISPINGTVYLSEKDPVNTKIALITVSDKDTDVNGKVICFIEREVPFHLKAVYDNQYLLETSSLLDYEGTKEFSFKIVASDSGKPSLNQTALVRVKLEDENDNPPIFNQPVIELSVSENNRRGLYLTTISATDEDSGKNADIVYQLGPNASFFDLDRKTGVLTASRVFNREEQERFIFTVTARDNGTPPLQSQAAVIVTVLDENDNSPKFTHNHFQFFVSENLPKYSTVGVITVTDEDAGENKAVTLSILNDNENFVLDPYSGVIKSNVSFDREQQSSYTFDVKATDGGQPPRSSTAKVTINVMDVNDNSPVVISPPSNTSFKLVPLSAIPGSVVAEVFAVDIDTGMNAELKYTIVSGNNKGLFRIDPVTGNITLEEKPAPTDVGLHRLVVNISDLGYPKALHTLVLVFLYVNDTAGNASYIYDLIRRTMETPLDRNIGDSSQPYQNEDYLTIMIAIVAGAMVVIVVIFVTVLVRCRHASRFKAAQRSKQGAEWMSPNQENKQNKKKKRKKRKSPKSSLLNFVTIEESKPDDAVHEPINGTISLPAELEEQSIGRFDWGPAPPTTFKPNSPDLAKHYKSASPQPAFHLKPDTPVSVKKHHVIQELPLDNTFVGGCDTLSKRSSTSSDHFSASECSSQGGFKTKGPLHTRQPQDEFYDQASPDKRTEADGNSDPNSGESSSGLHSMRLFWLSS; this comes from the coding sequence atGGACCTGAGGGATTTTTACCTGTTGGCTGCTCTGATTGCCTGTTTAAGGCTGGATTCGGCAATAGCTCAAGAACTTATTTACACTATTAGAGAGGAATTGCCTGAAAATGTGCCCATAGGAAATATACCAAAGGACCTGAACATTTCTCACATCAATGCTGCCACAGGGACCAgtgccagccttgtctacagactGGTTTCTAAAGCCGGGGATGCCCCTCTGGTAAAAGTGTCCAGCAGCACCGGGGAGATTTTCACCACCTCCAACAGAAtagacagagagaaactctgtgcCGGAGCCTCTTATGCTGAGGAGAATGAGTGTTTCTTTGAACTTGAGGTGGTGATCCTCCCCAATGACTTTTTCAGGCTGATCAAAATCAAGATCATTGTCAAGGATACCAATGATAATGCCCCAATGTTTCCGTCTCCTGTCATCAATATTTCCATTCCAGAAAACACTTTGATCAACAGCCGCTTTCCAATCCCGTCAGCCACAGACCCTGACACAGGCTTCAATGGGGTGCAGCATTATGAATTGCTAAACGGGCAGAGTGTTTTTGGACTGGATATCGTGGAAACTCCAGAGGGAGAAAAGTGGCCGCAATTGATTGTTCAGCAGAACTTGGATCGAGAACAAAAAGATACCTATGTAATGAAAATCAAAGTGGAGGACGGAGGCACCCCACAGAAATCCAGCACAGCCATACTGCAGGTCACAGTTAGTGATGTGAATGACAACAGACCCGTGTTTAAAGAGGGTCAAGTCGAGGTGCATATTCCAGAGAACGCTCCTGTGGGGACCTCTGTAATTCAGCTCCACGCTACTGATGCAGACATAGGCAGCAATGCTGAAATCCGCTACATTTTTGGTGCCCAGGTCGCCCCTGCAAccaaaagactctttgctttaaATAACACAACTGGGCtgattacagttcagaggtcttTGGATAGGGAAGAGACAGCCATTCACAAAGTGACCGTGCTGGCTAGTGATGGCAGTTCCACTCCTGCCAGAGCCACAGTTACCATCAATGTCACAGATGTAAATGATAACCCTCCGAACATAGACCTCAGGTACATTATAAGTCCCATCAACGGCACAGTGTATCTATCTGAGAAAGATCCAGTCAATACAAAGATTGCCCTAATTACAGTTTCAGATAAGGACACAGACGTGAACGGCAAAGTGATCTGTTTTATTGAAAGAGAGGTCCCATTTCATCTGAAGGCAGTGTATGACAACCAGTATCTGCTAGAGACCTCTTCTCTGCTGGACTATGAGGGCACCAAAGAATTCAGCTTTAAAATCGTTGCCTCTGATTCTGGGAAGCCCAGTTTGAACCAGACTGCCCTGGTAAGGGTTAAGCTTGAGGATGAAAATGACAACCCACCAATTTTCAACCAGCCTGTAATTGAGCTGTCAGTTTCTGAAAACAACCGACGTGGGTTATACTTAACAACTATTAGTGCTACAGACGAAGACAGTGGGAAAAATGCAGACATTGTTTATCAGCTTGGACCGAATGCCTCCTTCTTTGATCTGGACAGAAAGACAGGAGTTTTGACAGCCTCCAGAGTCTTTAACAGGGAGGAACAAGAGCGGTTCATTTTTACAGTAACTGCCAGGGACAATGGGACCCCTCCCCTCCAAAGCCAAGCTGCCGTGATAGTCACTGTTCTGGATGAGAACGACAATAGCCCCAAGTTTACTCATaatcattttcagttttttgtgTCTGAGAATCTGCCAAAGTATAGTACTGTGGGAGTCATCACAGTGACAGATGAAGACGCTGGAGAGAATAAAGCTGTGACTCTCTCCATTCTAAATGACAATGAAAATTTTGTCTTGGATCCCTACTCAGGAGTCATCAAGTCAAATGTCTCCTTTGACCGAGAGCAGCAGAGTTCCTACACTTTTGATGTCAAAGCCACTGATGGAGGACAGCCGCCTCGGTCCTCTACTGCAAAAGTAACTATCAATGTGATGGATGTCAATGACAATAGTCCGGTTGTGATTTCGCCACCATCCAACACCTCGTTTAAGTTGGTGCCACTCTCAGCCATTCCTGGTTCTGTGGTTGCGGAAGTTTTTGCAGTGGATATTGACACTGGAATGAACGCTGAACTTAAGTATACCATAGTGAGTGGGAACAACAAAGGATTATTTCGGATTGACCCAGTAACAGGCAATATCACTCTAGAAGAAAAGCCAGCACCGACTGACGTGGGCCTGCACCGTCTAGTGGTCAACATAAGTGACCTGGGGTACCCTAAGGCTTTGCACACCCTTGTGCTAGTATTTCTTTATGTCAATGATACGGCTGGCAATGCCTCGTACATATATGACTTGATCCGCAGGACTATGGAGACCCCACTGGACAGGAACATAGGAGATAGTAGCCAACCCTATCAAAACGAGGACTATCTCACCATCATGATTGCCATCGTCGCGGGGGCCATGGTGGTCATAGTTGTGATCTTTGTCACTGTTCTGGTGCGCTGTCGCCATGCGTCAAGGTTCAAAGCAGCTCAGAGGAGCAAGCAAGGTGCTGAGTGGATGTCCCCAAACCAGGAGAATAagcaaaacaagaagaagaaacggaagaaaagaaagtcaccCAAGAGTTCTCTATTGAACTTTGTAACTATTGAAGAGTCCAAACCCGATGATGCAGTCCACGAACCTATCAATGGGACCATAAGCCTGCCTGCTGAGCTTGAGGAACAGAGTATAGGAAGATTTGACTGGGGACCTGCACCCCCAACAACCTTCAAGCCTAACAGTCCTGACCTGGCCAAGCACTACAAATCTGCCTCTCCGCAGCCTGCTTTTCATCTCAAACCAGACACTCCAGTTTCCGTGAAAAAGCACCATGTCATTCAGGAGCTCCCTTTGGACAACACCTTCGTTGGGGGCTGTGACACGCTTTCCAAACGCTCCTCCACTAGTTCAGACCACTTCAGTGCCTCAGAGTGCAGCTCCCAAGGAGGCTTCAAGACAAAGGGCCCCTTACACACCAGACAG